A region of the Aureibacillus halotolerans genome:
CTTGATGTCGTTTTTGAAAACTTTATGGATGGTACGGCTCTTATTACTTCTCAGGCAGGGTGGAAATGGAACGACGTCATCCATGACCTCGGCATCCGCTATAGTGACTTTGCCCACCAGGACATGGTCGTTCGAGCGCATACGCTAGAAGATATTGAACGAGCGAAGAAAGAAGGAAAAATTGCCTTTGTCACATCACTAGAATCCGCAACGCAAATTGAAAACGAGATTGATCGCGTCGATGTCCTTTATGGGTTAGGCGTGCGCGTAATGGGCATTGCCTACTCTGAAGGAAACTCATTAGGTGGTGGGTTGAAGGAAGACCCTACCTTTGGTCTCACCAAGTTTGGCCACAAGGTCGTTGAACGAATGAATAAGCTTGGCATGACAATTGATGTATCGCACTGTAATGACCGCACCGCTTTAGACACCATTGAAGCGAGCAGTAAACCGATCTTCATTACCCACGTTGGAGCGAGAGCCCTTTGGAACACCAACCGCATGAAGCCAGACAACATTCTAAAAGCATGCGCAGAACGTGGTGGCGTCATCGGCATCGAGGCAGCCCCGCACACGACACTGACGGAAAAGCACATTGAACATAATCTGGAATCGGTGATGGAGCATTTTGAGCATTGCGTCAAGCTTTGTGGCATTGATCACGTCTCCTTCGGTCTAGATACACTCTACGGCGACCATGTTGGGCTTCATCACGCGTTCGCAAACCAGCTTTCGATTGGAGACTCACACAAAGGACAAGCATTTGATGAAGTTGCCTATGTGGAAGGCGTAGAAAACCCCTCTGAAGCTTACATTAACGTTGTTCGTTGGTTGGTTGACCATGAATACACTCGTGAAGATATTCGCAAAGTCATGGGGCAAAATATTCTTAGGGTCTTAAAAGATACTTGGGTTAAATAAAACAACTCAAAAAAGGGGAATAATCAATGAAAAAATCTACCATTCTATCAGTACTCTTTACAATGCTGCTTCTGCTGTTAGCTGCATGTGGAGGCAACAACAGTTCTCAGAGCGACGCACCAACGGATGATGCGTCCTCTGAGGAGACGTCTTCGTCGCCCTCACAAGGCGGGGAAATTGCAATTCCTATTGTTGGCGATCCAATTTTCAACCCATGGCACCCTAATGCGTATGCAGAATCAAATGTGGTAAACCGGATTCTTTTCTCTGGCCTCACCAAGCCAGGAAAAGACACTGCCCCTGCACCAAGCCTCGCGACAGAATGGAGCGCTTCTGAAGACGGTTTAACGTGGACGTTCAAGCTGCGCGACGACGTGAAGTGGCATGACGGAGAAGCCTTTACTGCCGATGATGTCGTATTTACGTTTAACACACTAGTGCTAGACGAAAGCAAAGGAGCAAACGGAGCTTCAAACTTCCGTGCTCTTGATGAGGTCACGAAGGTCGATGATGCAACGGTTGAGTTTCATTTAAACCGCCCATGGGCCTCCTTACCTGCCTACCTTGGCTTTAATGCAGAAATCTTGCCACAGCATGTGCTTGAAGGCACCGACGTATGGAACAATACGGCCTTTAACAAAGAAACACCAATTGGCACAGGTCCTTACAAGGTTGAAACGTATACATCCGGCCAAAGCGTTGTACTCACCGCAAATGATGATTACTTCCTAGGTCGCCCAAATATTGACAAGGTCACGTACAAAATTCTAGCGGATGTAAATACCCACATTGCCCAAGCGATGACGCAGGAGCTGGATATTTTCTCACTCGAGGACACATCTTCACTTGAACGTCTTCAAAACGTCGCTCATTTGTCTGTTGAACCACGGAACGTAACGAAATATTACTGGGTGGCGGTCAATCAAAACAACCCTACGTTCCAAGACGTGAAGTTTCGCCAAGCGATCATGCATGCCATTAATCGCCAGGCCATTATTGACAATATCCTAAAAGGATACGCTACGATTGCTGATGCCGCCATTACACCAAATCTTGAAACCTACTATACAAACGATGTCGCCAAATACGACTATAATCCTGAAAAAGCAAAAGCGTTGCTTGAAGAGATTGGATACATCATGAACAGCGATGGCGTCTTTGAAAAAGATGGCGAACCCCTCTCCTTTCAATTTGACGTCGCGGTCCAAGGAGATTTAGTAACCATTGCACAGCTTATTCAACAGGATTTAAAAGCCGTTGGGATGGACGTTGAACTTGTCACATTGGATTGGAATTCAATGATTCAAAAGGACGTTGTTGAACGTAATTATGACATGATGATGAACTGGTGGACGTACCCAGACGACCCTGATGTCTATGCCCAATACCATTCCTCGAACGCAGACACAGGAAATAACATTCCTAATTATAAGGACGAGGAAATGGACCGCTTGCTTACACTTGGTCAAGAAACGAGCGATCCAGCTAAGCGGGCCGAAGTCTACAAAGAACTACAGGCCTATATGGCAGAGCAATTGCCTTACCAGTATCTTTGGTACCCACAAGAGTTAGTCGTTATAAACAATAAGCTTGAAAATGTACCAGAACTCAACTATGGCGGCACATTGCATTATATTAACGAGTGGAGCATTAAACAATAATCCTGCAGAAGGACAAATTTTTAAAAACTACGGCTTATAGAAGGGCCTTGTCAGGCCCTTCTATATTACTAAATTTACCGTATATCAGATATTTTTGAAGGGAGGAATCCATCCACATGGCTTCATTTTTGCTTCAGCGCTTTTGGCAGAGCATTCTTCTCGTCTTCATCGTTTCCATCCTCACCTTTTTCCTTATTAATCTTGCACCAGGCGGGCCGTCGTCGATGATGCGAATGGACGCCACCGAGGAGGAACGACAAGCGATTTCGGCACAGCTTGGGCTCGATAAGCCTGTCATTGTCAGGTATGGTGAATGGTTGGGCAATGCCGTACGTGGCGATTTGGGAGATTCTTTATCCTCCGGACAACCTGTGATACAACGGATTGCTGAGCGCTTTCCACACACCTTACAGCTGACCATCCTAACATTGATTGTGTCTGTAGTAATTGGAATGATCCTAGGGATTATTGCCGCGATGAAACGGAATCGAGCGAGTGATTATATGATCAATTTTATCGCTGTCATTGGTCTCTCTGTCCCTTCCTTTTGGTTAGCCATCATGCTTATTCTGCTTTTTTCTGTCACGTTACAATGGCTCCCCTCTTCTGGAGTCCCACCTGAAGGCGTGTCTTTATGGGAGCAAATTAAATATCTCATTTTGCCCGTTATTATTCTATCTACGTCCACTCTCCCGACTATCGTGCGTTTTATGAGATCGTCTATGCTTGAAGTCATTTCACAGAATTACGTTCGTACAGCCCGTGCCAAAGGCGTGAAAGAATCAGTGGTCATTTATTGGCACGCCATGAGAAACGCACTAATTCCAGTGGTTTCCATTGTAGGTGTCCTTGTGCCTCGCCTGCTGGGGGGCGCTGTGATTGTAGAATCCGTATTCGGCTGGCCAGGGATGGGACGCTTAATTGTGGAAGCGGCAAACAGTCGCGATTATACCTTAGTCATGGGCGTGACCATCGTAGTGACCCTACTTGTCGTTTTGACAAACTTTATCGTCGACATCGTGTATTCAAAAATTGATCCACGCGTCAAGAATTTTTAAGAAAGGCGGGAGGAAGATGCAAAAAACGGCAAATGAACCATCTGTCATGCTGACGACTGTCGAAAAAAAGCCAGACCGCAGAGCCTGGACGCGACTTAGAAAGAACAAAGCCGCCCACGCCTCCCTCTGGTTTTTAATTCTCATACATGTTGTCGTTTTTATCGGACCGTTTGTATGGACCATGAGTCCTGAAGCGACGAATCCTGCCAACACACTGGCCTCATGGTCTGTCTCACACCCGTTTGGCACAGATGACTTAGGGCGTGATGTGTTCAGTCGCATGCTGCACGGTGGGCGCATTACACTTCTTGTTGGTGCTGGAGCAATGGTTTTCACCGTGCTCATTGGAGGGATTGTTGGCGCTTGTGCAGGTTTTTTTGGTAAATGGATTGAGGCCATCCTCATGCGCTTTACAGAAGCCATGATGTCGATTCCAAATTTCTTTTTCGCGCTCGTCGCATTGACAGTTCTCGGAAAAACCCCATGGATGGTCGTGCTCGTTATCGCGCTTTGTTCCTGGATGGAGATTGCGCGTGTCGTATACGGTGAAACACTGAAATGGAAGCAACAGGAATTTGTTGAAGCGTCGATTGCGTTAGGCGCTAAACCGCTGTGGACGTTAGTTAAGCATGTCATTCCGCAAATTATTCCTTCCATTATTGTTGCAAGCACATTGGGAATTGCTTGGGCCATCCTAACCGAGAGCGCCATCAGCTATTTAGGTCTTGGTATTCAGCCACCGACGGCGACATGGGGCAACATGCTGCAGGATGCACAAGCCTATATTTGGACAGCCCCTATTTTAGGTGTCTTGCCTGGCATTGCCATTACTGTGGTGGTCTTGGCGTACAACTTTTTAGGAGATGGACTGAGGGATGCCCTTGATCCACGACATATTCAAAAATAAGGACACGTGTAACTTCTCAAGCGATTACAACCTAGGAGGAACGATAATGTTTACAACATTGAATGGGTGTGAAATTTATTACGAGATTCATGGCCAAGAGGACGGCGAACCAATTTTCTTTATTCACGGTGGGCCAGGCATGGGTGATTGCCGAGGCGATGTAGCAAGTTTTTCTGCGTTAGGCGATGAGTACCGCCTTGTGTTTATGGACATGCGTGGCTCAGGTCGCTCGGCAGACGTACCCCCATTTACACATGAACAATGGACAGCTGATATTGATGCAATGAGAGCTTTCCTCGGCTATGAAACGATTCATATGCTCGGAGGCTCTTATGGAGGGTTTTTAACACTTGAATATGTCACACGCTATCCAGACAGAGTACGAACGGTTCTTTTGCGAGACACAGCGCCTAGCAACGACTACAATGACTTAAGCATTCAAAAAGCGCTCGATAGCAACTTGCCTGGCATCAATGAGGAAATGCTAGATCGACTTTTCGACGGGAGAGTCGCGTCAAATGAAGAATTTAAGGAAATGTTTCGTGCCATTCTTCCTTTGTATACAGTGAATTTTGACGAGACGATCGCAGAACAAAGAGTGAACAGCATTTACTATCATTATGAAACCCACAACTATGCATTTCATGTAAACAAGAAAGACTATAATCTCGTGAGTCAATTGCCGAACATCCAGCAACCAATGCTCATTACGGTAGGTCGACACGACTGGATTACACCCGTTGTCTGTTCTGAAGAAATTGCCTCCCATGTGCCGAATGGGACGCTTTTCATATTTGAAAACAGCGGCCACTCCCCACAGGCAGAAGAAAATGAGAAGTACATTCAAGTGGTGCGTCAGTTCTTGCAGGACGCAAAGCAAACAATTCATTCTTAAAAAGGTCGTTTTTGTTTGTGAAGGGGAAGAATTGAAAGGTTAGCTCTATGAAATCGTTTGTCTTTCGAGGCTTTTCCCTTTTGAGCAATGAGAATCGGATAAGGTAATGCAATGAAGAACACGAGCCTTTGTCATCTGCCTATAAGCCAGTATTTGCTGGCCTTTTGAAAACATAGAAAAAGTAGACGCTTTACTCGACACTGGCATGGTGTCTGTGACGTCATTATTTGAATTCAGATGCAGGAGTAAGCGCGATAACAGAAGAAGCAAGTTAACCGCTTACTCAAAATCGCCACACAGATTTAATCCGTGCTGGCGATTTTTTGTCTGTTATTCTGTATCTAAACTTCTCTGTTTCCATCTCCCCATTCACAGATCTCCTCAAAGAGAGAATTGAACGTTTGCCCCTTATCCGTCAGACTGTACTCCACTTTCCACCAAGGTCGTCGATCCGATAACGTCCCTGTTATGATCATAAAAAATAAGTTTCAAGTTCCCCTCGTCCACCGGAACACCGTGGAATCGTGCATTGGATATATCGCCAGTGGTGTTGCTCGTCCGTGCAGTTGATACGCGTTTCTCTGTTCCATCTTCAAGCTGAACAGCTATCCAGAGCGACTCTGTGGCTTCGTCTGACAGATCAAAATACACGTTCGTTGAGATCGGGGTGGCCACCACTTTCTGAATGTTCACCTCGCCGCCGCTTTCCAGAGGGACCGTCTTGTTGATATCGATCACCGTTTTTTCTGCGACAAGATTGTCCTGGGAGACGGTAATGTCAAAGGTCCATGGCTGCTCGACTTCTCCTGGGCCATCACGATTGTAGCTAATGTTTATATTCAACGGATCAGCGATGATGTCTTGGTTAAACCCAAGGACAGCTATGGTGGCAAACATGTCTGCATTGCGCTCGATGGTCTGCATACTTGCGGCATTGGTGTAATCCTTGCCATTGATGGTGACTGACGGGATGCCTGGATTTCGGTAATCAAAACCATCAGCCGGCTCAAATGTTGCACTGAGGAATAATTCCCGGTGGTCCATCAAGACTTCGTGGAGCGTCACCTTACCTGCCTCGTTTTCGGCCGTTTCCCCAATGGCTGTTTTGTAAGCGGAAAAGTTGTGCTCTTCTGTAGAGCTGTAAAACGTTTTAACAAAATCACCAATGATGGGTATATTGGCCAACACGCCAGTAGATGCAAGGGGAAGGGAGATGACGAGAACAGCCGCCGCGACGCCAATGCCTAGCCAGTGCTTACGGTGTTGACCAGAGCCGATCGATGCTGTTGCCCGCTTGAGAATACGTTTGTGCTCCTTTTTTGTCAGAGGCGCCTCCTCTAAATCATGGAGATCCATCTTCACCTCATTCAGATCCTTATAAAACGACATGTTATCCCTCATTCCTTTGCAATATCGTTTTCAGTTTTTTCCTGCCTCGTGAAAGTTTGTTGTGTACCCAGGACGGCTTCGCCTGATAGTCAAAAGCAATTTCGTCAGAGGGAACGCCCTCCACATAATACTTTTGAAAAATTCCACGCTCGACGTCAGATAAAGAATCCAGCATATGTTGGATATCGAATGGAGGCTCTGGCACAAAGGCTGTATGTTGTTCTGTTTTCTTTTGGGAGCTGACAGCCTGAATCCGCCTTTTCTCTTTCTCTGATGTTCGCAAACGATCAATGGCACGGTATTTAGCAATCGCGGCCACCCATTGCCGGAACTCGTTTTTCTCCGCATCGTACGAATCAATATGGAACCAAACGGCTACGAGAACGTCACTGACGCACTCTTCAATATCCTGCGGGTTCCCATGAAGGTACTTTCGCAATATGCCGTGGATTAGGGCGCCATACTGCTGAAGAATAAACGATAGGCTATCTTCATTTTTCCGTTTGATCTGTTCGACAAGATTAACTTCAGACACATGCATGGGCACCACTCCTTTCTGTGCTGTTTCTATGTAGTACGCACGATGATGCCAGTTCCTATCACATTAGTTGTTTTTTTCATAGCTCGCAAAATAGTAATAGCGCTAATTTAATCATTTTACCTATAGAGGATTTTGCAAAATTACAACTCACTAGGAAGAAATCGTTATACTTTTTGAGGAGAAGTTTCTAATGATAATGAGGGAGACGTAGTAGTTGAAGAAGCAAAAATATCAAGTTAGGGGAAGGGCTCCCCTAACTACTTTAAATCTTTGTCTTTTATTTCTTTTAAGAGTTCAACAGCCTGGGCATTGAGCTCTTCTATTCTCCTTACTCTTTTCTCAATCATACTTGAAGAAAAGAAAACCACGAGCAAAATCGCGATCAGCGCAAATAACACCATTTTTTTCTCCTTTCATGTTCACCATATGAATAAATTCTATCATTTATTGTAGAACGAATAGCAGCAAAACCTGTCGTAATTTGTCGCACGAAAACACTGACGTTTTCTCCCTCTTACCCGACATTACCTGTAGAAGCTTTTAGAGCTTTCTTATAGATAAAGCTTTCGTCAAAGGTTGGCGGAAAGCACTGTTATAGGTTGGGGAAGGGGCAGGAAAAATGAGCAATGTGGCATTAAAAAAAGGACTGTCCGCAGAAGAACAGTCCATCGTGCAAAGTGAATTTGAACGAAAACAGAAAAATGTCATTGTTTTATTCATCCTATGGTTTTTTCTATTCTCATTTGCGGGCCATCGGTTTTATGTGGGGTCCATAGGCAGAGCCGTGGCAATGCTGCTGTTAGGCTGGGCGACATTATTCATCTGGAATCTTATCGATATTTATTTCGCCTACCAAAAGCTCCAAAGAGACAATGAAGAGCTAGAGAAGCAGAGTATCTACCAAGTAAGATCATAACGCTTGTTGCACCATTTGCCGTACACGATGACGTGTACGGTTTCTTGTTGAGCGAAGCAGAGTATATCCCTACTCCATATGAAACGATCTCATTTCGGCGGTATGGGGCATGGGCTTGGTATGACCGACAAAATTGAGGTCTATCTGGAGGATGAACACAGAAATACGAATTTTATCATTGTCGGTTTGGGTCACATACTCGGTTCGGAAGGGGTTGCGACGTTGCTACAAGAGCGCGGTTAAAAAACTCCAAATATTCAGTAATTAATGTCTATCTTTTTCTTCGGTTTTCTTATCGACAACCTTCGCAATAAAGATTAACAGCAAAATAAACAGGGCAAAAAAGGTTGACTTTTGGAACGTGAATTCCAATAAATAATAAGAAAAACCAAACATAATCAAAAATGCGGCTAATAATCTTATTAGTTTTATCACTATCTTAAATCCCTTCGCTGTTATGGTTTTGATAATCTATTTAACATTTCCACCAGACTACTGGACCCAACAGGCGGTTTCTTTCGTTTTCTCGTCTTTTCTAGCCTTTCAGGGGGATTTTCGGGTATGGATGTATCGCCCTCTTTAGCTTGACGTTTTAAATTTGGAGAGAGCTTATTTGGGGATTAAAAAATGAACATTATTCTTTACAAATCCGTTCGTGCCATTTTCGTGCCGGAATTTGATTTTGAGTAAAAAAAAGAGCTCAAGGATTTCGCTGAAACCCTTGTCGCTCTAAGTCATCATCTTCACGGCCCCGAGAGGAATTGAACCTCCGACCTGCAGTTTAGGAAACTGTTGCTCTATCCCCTGAGCTACGGGGCCAAATAGGATTTACACAGGGTTTCATTATACAAGTTTTATGGTCTACTGCCAAGACTTAACCATAAAGTCCTTTCATCACCTCAAAAAGTTGCCTAAAGCCGTACCGTTCAGCAGCCTATCCCGCAACAAATTGAACATTTATTATTTGTCACCGTAATGAGTTCTGAAGGCTATAAATTCGACCATGCCCTCCCGAAGCCTATAAACCAACCGATGTTCTTCATCAATTCTTCTGCTCCAAAATCCTGATAAGTCCCCCCTTAATGGTTCAGGCTTTCCAATACCTTTATACCCGTTGCGTTCGATGTCTTTAATGAGTTGATTAATTCGCTTTAGTGTTTTTCTGTTTTCGGTTTGCCAATACACATAGTCCTCCCACGCATGTTTTGTGAATATGAAATCACGCATCATCTAGGCCTAACTCGCTTGACGTTTTTGTCACGGTATCGTGTTTTTTCAGTTGTTCAATCGATTCTTTTAACCGCTTCAGATTTTCAGGTTGATAAAATGGATCCGTATGTGTACTCACCTCAAAAGGAATCCCTCCTTGCCGAAGAGCCTGACGGATAAAGATATTTACGGCAGTTGACATGTTTAATCCCAATTCCGAGAAAAGGGCCTCTGCTTCTTTTTTAAGGTCTTCATCCATGCGAATGTTAACATTTTTTTGAGCCACTTTAACTCCTCCTTCAATTACAGCATCTAATACATGTATTATATTATACGCACAATGTATATACAACGTGATAAATCCATTCTATATTTGAAGGTTTTTTCATTTATGGGGGGAGAAGGGATGAATTAATGAATTCCTGGTCCCGCGCCAACTAAACCCTTTTAGAAATAAGAATAAAAACGCCGCTATATTTCGTAGTGGCGTCTATTCTGCAACTTATCAGCTTACGTATACGATCCACCACCCTTTACCAAGGATCAAAAAAGAAGAAAGAGATAAGTGAATTCTAAAAAACTGTGAAGTTACCCAAAGACCCGTACGCCCTTTCCTCTTAAGCAACCTTCATTACTATCAACGCCATGGGTAGATTCGAACCTCCGACCTGCAGTTTCCTAAACTGTTGCTCTATCCTCTTGGCAATGGGGACATGCTGGAAGCTGTAGCTCCACATGGATGTTCGTTAATCGGTTCGTGACACCATTTTCTTTTACTGCGGTCACCAGAATTGCAATTTCTATTTCATGGTACTCGATCTCGTCCTCTTATTTTCACTTCATGTGACTGAAACGTAGCTTTCACCATAACTTCACATCCCGTTAATATTCCACGAATAGACGGTTGCGATAATGAAGGTGAACAAACATGAAAACATCAAGGAGAGTGTTCACATGAAAAAACTGGCGATTGGCAGTACCCTCGGTATGTTGCTTGCGGTCGGCTTTGTTACTGGGGAGCAGGCGACAGCAAACACGAAGTTTCAGGATGTACAACGATCACCTATGCAGGAGACGATTCTGGCGCTCAATGAAAAAGGCATCGTTAGCGATGCGCAGAATTTTTACCCAGACCGCTCATTAACAAAAGCGGAAGCAGCGACATTGCTCGTCCGCGCATTTAAGCTACCGGAGATTGAACCGACGCCATCGGACGACCCGAATGTCGTCAAAAAACATACATATGAAGACCCGTTGGCTGTCATTGATGAATCGTTTACGGTTCCATCCGCTGATGATATTACAGATCATTGGGGATACCATTACATCGAAGGTGCTCTTGAAGTACGCGTCCAACAAGTGGAAGGTGAGCAGTATCTTCCGGATTCACCAGTATCCAAAGCGCGGTGGGTTGAGATGGTGATAGACACTGTCTATGGTGTGGACCAATCTGTTAATGCGGTCGAGAAAGCGGTTGAGATCGGCATTGCCACAGCAGAAGAAGCTACAGACACAGCGCCAGTGTCGCGGGAAGATGCGGCCGTTATTCTGGCCAAACTGATAGAGAACCCGGATTTCAAAGTGATCACTGTGTTCGCCACCTCTGATATCCATGGCCATCTTGAACCTTACGCCCCAACCGAGGAAGCCAGCGAAATTGGCGGGTTGGCACGCATGAGCACGGTCATTAACGATATGCGGGACGTTCAGCCGAATACGCTGCTTGTCGACGCCGGTGACGCCCCCTACAATACAAATATCGCCAATTTGTTTGAAGGGCGATCCACCATTGACGTGATGAATGCCTTAGACTATGACGCGATGGTCCTAGGAAACCATGATTTTGATTACCCTATGAATGTGATGCAGGCAAATGCCGAACGAGCTGATTTTCCTTTTCTGTCGGCCAATACGTTGTATCACGGAGAGCGACCTGATCATCTTGACCCGTATTATCTGACGGAAGTGGATGGTGTGGACATTGCCGTCATTGGCGTGACCGATGATGAAAGCCACTTTTATACCCATCCGAAAAACGTTGAAGGCGTCAGCTTCGTGGATGAATTTGAATCCGCCCAGGCGACGGTCGATGCGGTGAAAGACGAAAGTGATGTCGTTATCGCGCTGTCCCATTTGCACGGAGATAATAAGGTGCTTCCCACAGTCGTGGACGGCATTGATGTTGAAATCGGCGGTGGTGAAGACCTCGTGGCTTTTCCGCAAATCATTCAAGATACGTGGCTAATTTCCCCAGGCAAGCATTCAGAGGTTCTTAACCAGATCAACTTGAATATGATGGGCGACGATATGCTTGGACTCAACTTCGCTCATATTTTTATGACGAGCAATCTTGAGGAAGATCCTGCGGTCGCATCCATCATTGCAGACTACCGGTCACAGCTTGATGGAAAAATGCAAGAAGTTGTCGGATCAACATCTGTGTTGCTTGATGGCGAGCGTCAAACAGTACGTTTAAAAGAATCCAACCTCGGCAATACGATTGCTGATAGCCTTCGCCACATGACTGGCGCGGACATCGCCTTGCAAAACGGTGGCGGCATCCGCACGAGCATTACTCCGGGAGAAATCACGCTTCAAGAAATTTATGCGGTACTGCCATTTGATAATGCGGTGGTGACCGCAGAAGCGAGCGGGCAGACCATCTGGGATACCCTCGAACACAGCGTGTCGTCCTATCCCGCTGCGGCCGGAGGGTTCATGCAAGTATCCGGCATGAGTTACACCTTTGATGCGGCCAATGAACTGGGCTCACGAATGACGGAAGTGAATGTGGGCGGCCAACCTATCGATCTTGAGAAGACCTATACTGTTGCGACAAACGACTTCCTCACTGGCGGCGGAGACAAGTTTACGATGCTGAAGGAAGACGCGACAGTGATTTCGCAAACGAAGAGCTTTCTGCGCGATGCCTTTTATGATTATTTAAAACAGCATGAAACGATCAACCCGGAGCTAGAAGGACGTATTACCGTGTTGAATCCAGTAGAGAGCGGACAGTAAAGGAACAATTTCTCTCCTGAAATGAACAAACAGAACAGCCAAACATTAAAAGGGACTGCCCGCTTGCCATGATTTATGGCGGCGGGGCAGTCCCTTGTTTGCATCTGTCAAGAAAATAAGTTGAGCCTTAGTAAAGTGGAATTTCATTATTATCAAAGTTGTGTTGGCATCAATTCTTAAAACCACACTGCGCCAAGCCCTAAGATTAAAAATCTCTACATGCCCACTCCTCTAACAGGTAAATGCTATTAGGTATTAGGTTTTACAACATCATAAAAAAATTTTTAGAACATACTCATCTCATAAGAAAAACCGTAGAATCCCGGTTTTCTTATGGAAATCATTATACAACAGTGACTATTTTTTGTTTTTTAATTCGAGTAGGATTAAGTAAAGCAGAGTAATAATTGTACAAATTATAAGACTAACTGTTATACAAAGTAGGATACTACCTGAGAATGTTAATGTGTCTACAAGGTGTGGCACTACAATAAAGTTCAATATGGTTATTATTGTGCAAATAATTATTATCGGTGTTAAAATCTTTAATGCACTCCTCGCCTACCAAGATAAAGTTTCTGCTCCTTCTCTAAAATTTGAATCAGAGCTTGGAAAGCTAACACTAAACGGTCCTACATTAATACTATATGATGCTGTACCTATCGCACCGTGTGTATCATCACCATATCTCAATATTATTTGTCTATCTACATTAGAACCATTAGGTTCAGCTGTAAAGTGAGCGTGACCCTCATAATGATCATGGTTCAATTCACCATCACCAGATGGGATTTTAAAGGCATGACCTGCGAAGTTTGATGTAGATGGTCTATCATAATAGTATCTATCGGTATAACCTGGGCTGGCATCCACCATATGAATATTTAACCCGACATCTCCGGCTACAGTCGTCCAGTTATTACTATTTAGAGCAAATCCAAATGAATCATTCTGTAATCTAGCTCTTTCTTTCCAGATAAAGCTAGGATAGATAGAGTATGTTCCATCACTATTACTAAATCCTGTAACTCTTAAATCTAATGAAGATCTAGGTATATTCGCTATTGAACTGTCGCCTTCAGTTGCTGGTAAAGATACTTCTTTTTCTGTAAACCCATCAAATTCAGCA
Encoded here:
- a CDS encoding TM2 domain-containing protein: MSNVALKKGLSAEEQSIVQSEFERKQKNVIVLFILWFFLFSFAGHRFYVGSIGRAVAMLLLGWATLFIWNLIDIYFAYQKLQRDNEELEKQSIYQVRS
- a CDS encoding type II toxin-antitoxin system RelB/DinJ family antitoxin; translated protein: MDEDLKKEAEALFSELGLNMSTAVNIFIRQALRQGGIPFEVSTHTDPFYQPENLKRLKESIEQLKKHDTVTKTSSELGLDDA
- a CDS encoding TraB/GumN family protein; this encodes MTDKIEVYLEDEHRNTNFIIVGLGHILGSEGVATLLQERG
- a CDS encoding DUF4179 domain-containing protein — encoded protein: MSFYKDLNEVKMDLHDLEEAPLTKKEHKRILKRATASIGSGQHRKHWLGIGVAAAVLVISLPLASTGVLANIPIIGDFVKTFYSSTEEHNFSAYKTAIGETAENEAGKVTLHEVLMDHRELFLSATFEPADGFDYRNPGIPSVTINGKDYTNAASMQTIERNADMFATIAVLGFNQDIIADPLNINISYNRDGPGEVEQPWTFDITVSQDNLVAEKTVIDINKTVPLESGGEVNIQKVVATPISTNVYFDLSDEATESLWIAVQLEDGTEKRVSTARTSNTTGDISNARFHGVPVDEGNLKLIFYDHNRDVIGSTTLVESGVQSDG
- a CDS encoding sigma-70 family RNA polymerase sigma factor, which codes for MHVSEVNLVEQIKRKNEDSLSFILQQYGALIHGILRKYLHGNPQDIEECVSDVLVAVWFHIDSYDAEKNEFRQWVAAIAKYRAIDRLRTSEKEKRRIQAVSSQKKTEQHTAFVPEPPFDIQHMLDSLSDVERGIFQKYYVEGVPSDEIAFDYQAKPSWVHNKLSRGRKKLKTILQRNEG
- a CDS encoding Txe/YoeB family addiction module toxin, translated to MRDFIFTKHAWEDYVYWQTENRKTLKRINQLIKDIERNGYKGIGKPEPLRGDLSGFWSRRIDEEHRLVYRLREGMVEFIAFRTHYGDK
- a CDS encoding bifunctional metallophosphatase/5'-nucleotidase — protein: MKKLAIGSTLGMLLAVGFVTGEQATANTKFQDVQRSPMQETILALNEKGIVSDAQNFYPDRSLTKAEAATLLVRAFKLPEIEPTPSDDPNVVKKHTYEDPLAVIDESFTVPSADDITDHWGYHYIEGALEVRVQQVEGEQYLPDSPVSKARWVEMVIDTVYGVDQSVNAVEKAVEIGIATAEEATDTAPVSREDAAVILAKLIENPDFKVITVFATSDIHGHLEPYAPTEEASEIGGLARMSTVINDMRDVQPNTLLVDAGDAPYNTNIANLFEGRSTIDVMNALDYDAMVLGNHDFDYPMNVMQANAERADFPFLSANTLYHGERPDHLDPYYLTEVDGVDIAVIGVTDDESHFYTHPKNVEGVSFVDEFESAQATVDAVKDESDVVIALSHLHGDNKVLPTVVDGIDVEIGGGEDLVAFPQIIQDTWLISPGKHSEVLNQINLNMMGDDMLGLNFAHIFMTSNLEEDPAVASIIADYRSQLDGKMQEVVGSTSVLLDGERQTVRLKESNLGNTIADSLRHMTGADIALQNGGGIRTSITPGEITLQEIYAVLPFDNAVVTAEASGQTIWDTLEHSVSSYPAAAGGFMQVSGMSYTFDAANELGSRMTEVNVGGQPIDLEKTYTVATNDFLTGGGDKFTMLKEDATVISQTKSFLRDAFYDYLKQHETINPELEGRITVLNPVESGQ